A window from Ureaplasma parvum serovar 3 str. ATCC 27815 encodes these proteins:
- a CDS encoding TetR/AcrR family transcriptional regulator, which yields MAVEKIKISKVKLKIVSALFNLLKTNSFNKIKISQIIEVADVSRPSYYRNFSDKISIINYFIKNIYNWKVVSKLINNNLNINFDEVGFTKFYEISLQISLEFKEYFLILDKNNFSGLIVDLTTESGFYAIGNMSNNSIDKYLINYLTGFFCNIRMQWLKNGAKESIHDMAVFLTNVLKDNVIKKLEKYQSCNNIND from the coding sequence ATGGCAGTAGAAAAAATTAAAATTTCAAAAGTTAAATTAAAAATTGTTTCAGCTTTATTTAATTTGTTGAAAACCAATTCATTTAACAAAATTAAAATTTCACAAATTATTGAGGTTGCAGATGTTTCGCGACCTTCATATTATCGTAATTTTAGTGATAAAATTTCGATTATTAATTATTTTATTAAAAATATTTATAATTGGAAAGTTGTAAGTAAATTAATAAATAATAACCTAAATATCAATTTTGATGAAGTTGGTTTTACTAAATTTTATGAAATTTCATTACAAATTAGTTTAGAATTCAAAGAATATTTTCTAATCTTAGATAAAAATAATTTTAGTGGATTAATTGTTGATTTAACCACTGAAAGTGGTTTTTATGCTATAGGTAATATGTCAAATAATTCAATTGATAAATATTTAATTAATTATTTAACAGGATTTTTTTGTAATATTAGAATGCAATGGTTAAAAAATGGTGCTAAAGAATCAATTCATGATATGGCGGTATTTTTAACTAACGTTTTAAAAGATAATGTTATTAAAAAATTAGAGAAATATCAATCTTGTAATAATATTAATGATTAA
- a CDS encoding DUF1266 domain-containing protein — protein sequence MINKKIKINPNITYFKQKISNYHEHLLVWNDLYDKLISLTNNIIVDKNNKNIYHQNDKQIFDFTLCLSGLLSKTLGLNHKSSSLYLTNDDEVAHRFKIKVLHNYFNLYNIEEFFTFMDNQIPLENAKNIARLSLIYDLKQHENILKTISNEGLENIDLEFAFINFLRAKISINFAYSYDISEVILLLRTGLDLHFLENEHFSNLIPVFGLETIKYFKNWKEFLINYVMTVAYHNLDINDPKNVLLATQKFFNHINEIIIDYGLDKRDQWIKKIIPFEE from the coding sequence ATGATTAATAAAAAGATAAAGATTAACCCAAATATAACATATTTTAAACAAAAAATTTCTAATTATCATGAGCATTTGTTAGTTTGAAATGATTTATATGATAAATTAATTTCATTGACTAATAATATTATTGTTGATAAAAATAACAAAAATATTTATCATCAAAACGACAAACAAATTTTTGATTTTACTTTATGTTTATCTGGTCTTTTGTCTAAAACTTTAGGTTTAAATCATAAATCATCTTCGCTTTATTTAACAAATGATGATGAAGTAGCGCATCGTTTTAAGATTAAAGTTTTGCATAATTATTTTAATTTATATAATATTGAAGAATTTTTTACGTTTATGGATAATCAAATTCCTTTAGAAAATGCAAAAAATATTGCACGTTTAAGTTTAATTTATGATTTAAAACAACATGAAAATATTTTAAAAACTATATCGAATGAAGGTTTAGAAAATATTGATTTAGAATTTGCTTTCATTAATTTTTTAAGAGCAAAAATCTCTATTAATTTTGCCTATAGTTATGATATTTCTGAAGTAATTTTATTGTTGCGAACAGGGCTAGATTTACATTTTTTAGAAAATGAGCATTTTAGTAATCTTATACCAGTTTTTGGATTAGAAACAATTAAATATTTCAAGAATTGAAAAGAATTTTTAATTAACTATGTTATGACCGTTGCATATCATAATTTAGATATTAATGACCCTAAAAATGTTCTTTTAGCAACGCAAAAATTCTTTAATCATATTAATGAAATAATTATTGATTATGGTTTAGATAAACGTGATCAATGAATTAAAAAAATTATTCCTTTTGAAGAATAA
- the msrA gene encoding peptide-methionine (S)-S-oxide reductase MsrA, producing the protein MIKSIWIAGGCFWGIQKYFDSIIGVNHTVVGYSQGNVINPSYEQVCTQTTNHTETVQIDYDDRFVSLISILEHLYQIIDPFSLNKQGDDVGSQYRSGIYYVDHDDEFIIKDFLLKKQNQTPKKIMIEVERLRNFNIAEEYHQKYLDKNPNSYCHVDLSLSKKEFR; encoded by the coding sequence ATGATTAAGAGTATTTGAATTGCTGGAGGTTGTTTTTGAGGTATTCAAAAATATTTTGATAGCATTATTGGTGTTAATCATACAGTTGTTGGTTATAGTCAAGGAAACGTTATTAATCCAAGTTATGAACAAGTTTGCACTCAAACAACCAACCATACAGAAACTGTTCAAATCGATTATGATGATCGTTTTGTTAGTTTAATAAGTATTTTAGAACATCTTTATCAAATCATTGATCCTTTTAGTTTAAATAAGCAAGGCGATGATGTTGGTAGTCAATACCGTAGTGGTATTTATTATGTGGATCACGATGATGAGTTTATTATTAAAGATTTTTTATTAAAAAAACAAAATCAAACACCAAAAAAAATTATGATTGAAGTTGAAAGATTACGCAATTTTAATATTGCTGAAGAATACCATCAAAAATATTTAGATAAAAATCCTAATAGTTATTGTCATGTTGATTTATCATTATCTAAAAAAGAATTCAGATAA
- a CDS encoding glutathione peroxidase: MKLSDYPVLDIDKKLFNWSKVKNKLVLIVNVASKCGYAKQYEQLEYLYKKYKNKGFIIVAFPCRQFMFQEFDDNNKIKEFCSTKYNVTFPIMDLTNVVGSNISPLYKQLITEYPWSPKAKAVKWNFEKFFVKNDEIIGRFESKCEPNDLEEFIKNNL; this comes from the coding sequence ATGAAATTAAGTGATTATCCGGTCTTAGATATCGATAAAAAATTGTTTAATTGATCAAAAGTTAAGAATAAACTAGTCTTAATTGTTAATGTAGCAAGTAAATGTGGATACGCTAAACAATATGAACAATTAGAATATTTATACAAAAAATATAAGAATAAAGGATTCATCATTGTCGCTTTTCCTTGCCGTCAATTTATGTTTCAAGAATTTGATGACAATAATAAAATAAAGGAATTTTGTTCAACAAAATACAATGTTACTTTTCCAATAATGGATCTAACTAATGTTGTAGGTTCTAATATTTCTCCATTATACAAACAATTAATTACTGAGTATCCATGAAGTCCAAAAGCAAAAGCAGTAAAATGAAATTTTGAGAAATTTTTTGTTAAAAATGATGAAATTATTGGACGTTTTGAATCAAAATGTGAACCAAATGATTTAGAAGAATTTATTAAAAATAATTTATAA